DNA from Geobacillus vulcani PSS1:
GGCCCTGGCGACGCTTCCGGATGGTATTGCACCGTAAACGCCGGGAAATCGAGATGGCGCAGCCCTTCGACTGTGCCGTCATTCAAGGCGACATGCGTCACTTCCAGGCGGGTGCCGGCGAGCGACTCATGCGTCACAGCGTAGCCATGGTTTTGCGACGTAATGGCCACTTTGCCGGTGCGCAAATCTTTCACCGGATGGTTCGAGCCGCGATGGCCGAATTTCAATTTTTCCGTATTCGCCCCGCACGCCAAGGCAAACAGCTGATGGCCGAGGCAAATGCCAAAGAGCGGCACTTTGCCCAAAATCCCGCGAATCATGTCGATCGCTTCCGGCACGTCTTTCGGGTCGCCCGGGCCGTTCGAGAGCATCACCCCATCCGGATGCCAGCTTAATACTTCTTCGGCAGTCGCATTGTACGGCAAGACGATGACATCGCAATGGCGCTTGTTCAGCTCGCGCAAAATGCCGTGCTTCATTCCAAAATCGATCAAGACCACGCGCTCGCCGCGCCCCGGGCTCGGATAGGCGCTTTTCGTCGAGACGCGCCGCACTTGGTCGCGCGGCCACTCCATCGCCCGCAGGTGGGCCGCCGCTTCCGCCGGATGGACGTCCAAGCCGCAAATCATCCCTTTTAGCGTTCCGTGCTGGCGAATGAGGCGCGTCAGTTTGCGTGTATCGATGCCGGCCAGCCCCGGGATGTCTTTTTCTTTTAAATAGTCATCGAGCGTCATTTCGCCGCGCCAGTTGGACGGCTTCACGCACGCCTCTTTCACGATGAATCCGTGCACGTACGGGCGAATCGCTTCAAAGTCATCGCGGTTGATGCCGTAGTTGCCGATCAACGGATACGTCATCGTCACGATTTGTCCGCAATACGACGGATCGGTCAAAATTTCTTGGTATCCGGTCATGCCGGTGTTAAACACGACTTCCCCGGTCGTGTTTTTCAAGCTGCCAAACGCTTCGCCAACGAAAAACGAACCATCTTCTAAAATCAGCTGCCGC
Protein-coding regions in this window:
- a CDS encoding carbamoyl phosphate synthase small subunit, which encodes MKRQLILEDGSFFVGEAFGSLKNTTGEVVFNTGMTGYQEILTDPSYCGQIVTMTYPLIGNYGINRDDFEAIRPYVHGFIVKEACVKPSNWRGEMTLDDYLKEKDIPGLAGIDTRKLTRLIRQHGTLKGMICGLDVHPAEAAAHLRAMEWPRDQVRRVSTKSAYPSPGRGERVVLIDFGMKHGILRELNKRHCDVIVLPYNATAEEVLSWHPDGVMLSNGPGDPKDVPEAIDMIRGILGKVPLFGICLGHQLFALACGANTEKLKFGHRGSNHPVKDLRTGKVAITSQNHGYAVTHESLAGTRLEVTHVALNDGTVEGLRHLDFPAFTVQYHPEASPGPEDANPLFDEFLALIREFNKKGEVIHA